From the genome of Papaver somniferum cultivar HN1 chromosome 2, ASM357369v1, whole genome shotgun sequence, one region includes:
- the LOC113353772 gene encoding uncharacterized protein LOC113353772, which translates to MIGCLNARAQMLSDVQAAQLVVRCLKLMEDLFMGRSLIKYDARLKVGGKKCCYDVSTGAECKLNDTCLAVKTSRFDIHFKHSLSELVASWNGGGPLYQRLEFEEYRRDDQFSSGNRLAQLLSFTHQKSQHLLESHWSPVFFRFFIILVVFTRREFNILV; encoded by the exons ATGATA GGTTGTTTAAATGCACGTGCTCAAATGCTAAGTGATGTTCAGGCTGCACAACTTGTTGTCCGATGCTTAAAGTTAATGGAGGACCTGTTCATGGGTAGATCTCTAATAAAGTATGATGCACGTCTGAAGGTTGGTGGAAAAAAATGTTGTTATGACGTTAGTACTGGAGCAGAGTGCAAGTTGAATGACACATGCTTAGCTGTCAAAACAAGCAG GTTCGATATCCATTTCAAGCATTCTCTATCTGAATTAGTTGCATCGTGGAATGGAGGGGGTCCGTTGTACCAGCGATTGG AGTTTGAAGAGTATCGCCGAGATGATCAGTTCAGTTCTGGAAACAGGCTAGCTCAACTACTGAGCTTCACTCATCAGAAATCCCAACACTTACTCGAGTCTCATTGGTCCCCAGTATTTTTCAG attcttcatcatcttggTCGTATTTACAAGACGAGAATTCAACATCCTCGTGTGA